tgcgatcgggaggggccggaaccacttgatgccagaactaacccccgaaccagattaaactggtggtgaaagccaacaaaaaaaaattgaaagaagaagaagcaaaatgGGTTGTtaggtaatttcatgtatgaagAAGATAcataaatgaagagaaaaaaagtaTGCATAACAACAGAATTTAAAAGAAGAAGCGAAATAAGTTGTTGTTAGATTATTGAATGTATGAAGAAGAATGCGAGGAAGAAGATAAAgaaattgagagaaaataaaaagtaatgtCATTTTAGTCCCTAACCACATCATTCATCCAACTGTCACACAAATCTGTTAAATCTGCGTGTCACGTGTCCCTAAAAAATGTCACTTCAGTTCTTTTATAAAGTTAGCGACAATTTTCAACATTAGGGACCAAAGTGACTAACGAATTGCAAGGCCAaggactattttgtattttttttcttgagtcaAGGACCATAATGACAGCGAGTTGCACATCCAGGGACCAAAATGATTGTTTTCCCGTCCCTCGTGCCAACTCAGCAAGCTGACGTGTGTCCAAAAAAATACCACGTCAgcttttttgttgagttaacgGCCAAACTTAACAGCAGGGACCAAACTGACTAACGAAATGCAGATTCAGGGACTATTCTATAGTTTTTCCTCAgtgagggactaaaatgacaGCGAATTGCAGATTGAGGGACTAGATTGACTATTTCCCCTTATTAATTTTTGGACCTATCAGAATTATTCAAATCGGTGGTGGACAAGTACATAttcaaataagatgtgtaccggagtgttcacctaaaaatttataattaattaaactatatcGATAATCAATACTAATATATAAACTAAGATAATTAAGGTTTAATCGTAGTTTTGATACCCTATTTTCACAATTGTGCATAATTAATCcttgtattttaaaatttgagagTTTTAGCCCCTCCATTaaatattttgtctaaattaTTGTCATATGACatgttgtaaattaattttataaatgatttttcTTACAGTTTCATCGATGTTGGTATTTTCTCATTATCATCACGTCGTTTAAGACATATCACTTCACCAATGTTGAGACTAAATATTGATCAAACCACCATTTTGGTCCCTGAAAGTTTATCCCGTTTCACATTCGTCCTTGATCGTATCTcttttattaatcattttagTCCTCAAATATGTTATTAGGTAGTTAATTTGATCATCAAATGTTAGAAGGACAATTTGAACCATACTCCCCATGAGAGAACATGTTCTGACAATCAACATGCGTTTATACCATTTACATTTGATTTTCATTTGACACTTTTGGTTTCCTAACACCAGATGTTGTGAATGTTTTGAAAAGAGTTGAAAAAGTCATGAATAACAATGTAGTGTCTCCTAAAATTTTAGATATAGCATTTCAGAGGATCAATTTTTCCATCTAAAAAGAGTTAGCAGCGCAGCTTATTGCTAATCTTCCTTTCATTCGAGTGTAATTATCTTACCTACGTTTACGTATATATAATTGCATCttgaaatttataataataataataataataataataataataattataataataataataataataataataataataataataaaaaaataataaaaaacgcTAATATGagcaagaaaagaaagagagtaGAACCGTGTACATGGGCCTCGCCCATTTGAGGCCCAAAGTTTAAACCCGTCATCCGTATCCAACCGACTCAGTTTCTCGACTCTCACCCGTTTCACTCTCGCCGTCGTTGCCAACTTCTTCTTCTCTGTGTAAGTATTCTCTTTCTGTCACACACTTAGTTTACGAAATCTTCAGGAACCTCTCGCGTTTCTTACTTGGGAAATTCAATCAcgtgtttttgtttttgcaacAGTTTCATTCCAGACGAACAAAAATGATAAAGAGGAGATTCTTTAAGATTGATCATGGTGATAAGGATGGTTCCGatccttcttcttcatcctcagaTGAAGATTATGATAATCAAGTTGCTGAAGTAAGCCACGACagtgataatgataatgataacgataatgatgatgaagttagCTCAGTATCTTCTGGTTCGTTTATTcgcatttattttctttcaaaaaagtaTTCTTATTGATGTATAAGCATTTACAAGTTATGTGATGTTATGAATTGCATtatgataagcacttatgtaCAAGTTATTTCTATAGCAAAAAGTAAAGTTGTTTTTTGTAATTGTTTTCATAAGGTATCTTGGTGAGCTTATGATAATAAcctaaaaatagtttatgaacaTGACATAAGTTGTTTACATAAATTCTCTCAAATAGTCTTGTAAGTATTTACcctagtagataagctcaaataagtcaattcaaacatgaTGATAAATTTTGTACCTTCATTTAATTGCTTGAGAATGTGCGATGGAAGCTATAGATCGCAGGGGAACTAGTTAGAATTAGGTATAAAGATTCTCTGCATTTGGGCCTAATTTGGGTTGGAATTTTGATTAGCTTCTAGCTATTGGAATTTGGAAGCTTCTCAATTCAAATAAGTTTATGgtgtttaatttttgaaagagtATTTCTAAGCTTATAGGTGTCTACTGTTAAGTTAAAATCGAGAGTGTTTCATAAAATTGAAATGGAGAAGCTAATTTCAACGTATATGTGAAGATATTGTATGAATAAATAACccatattttagttttttttaatattttattatatgcaAGTGCTTATTGAGAAATTTATCCAATTCCAAAGTGGTTTTTCTTCCTAGCTTCTGCCTGAAAGCGTAGTGACTGAAGCTCATTCATTGACTCttgttttcatcatcacttgttGGGAACGGGTTAGAATGTTTTGTTTGCTACTGTGTAACGCGATGAAAATGAGTTTTTGTTGTGACGCTGTTTGTTATTGTTGgtcacttattcacatttttaacattttattttggCAATGCAGGATATAAAAGTGAGGATAGTTCTGCCAATGAAATTGAAGCAAACTCTATTGAAGCAAACTCTGCAGGTAGGGTTTGTTTGTATTGTCAGCTTTGAGTTATTATCCTTAAgctcaaattttgaattttattgatAATATTTCTTATTTGTATCACATCAGCAATGTTAGAGAACGTTAGTCCCCTTGTATGTGATTAAGATTCCTATTCTAGCTTCAAGACACAAACAAAGAGCACATCTATACGCGactctcaaaaaaaaatttgccaaCCTCAGTTCTAAAGAATTTAATAATGTATACATTGACATTCCTTGCTCTATTCTTGTTGATCAACCCCTTATTGGAGACTAGAAAAAGTCACATTCATGCATGCTGGTGTGACCTAGTGAGGTGTGGTAGCAGAAAGTTGTATATTTGGTTAATTTGACTCGACCTGAACAGTGGTGAAATGTGTACAGATTCTAGAAGAGTGCAATTTAGGCTCTGGTATAACAGAATTAATGCAGAAGGCtgattttttaatcaaacttaTACAGAAGGCcgtgattataatttttttattaaataaccTAGACTCTAAGTTTTGGTgcatgttttgtgttcaatcCCAACAGTTTTTGGGTGCTAATTAAGACATGGTTGAGAAAGAGAGTGGAACAAGAGAGACATCCCATCCTTTAGGCACACTGATAATAGGGCTTCTGGTGGTGTAGTGATAATTTCTTTCATCCTCTACTaggttttatatttttttttagaaagttAAGTGGTTTGATTAATTATAGTTTAGGGGAAGAGGATAGTCGGAAGATACATTTCAGTCATTGACAAGAGACAATTGTTGGACGGGACACCTTCAGAATCATAGAAGGTAGAGGGAGGAATTGAGTTGCAATAGGATCATAGTTCGTTGATCAATAGATGTCATAACTGAATATTTTGTACATTGAAGGAACTGTGGGgcatattttagtttttgtataGTATGAAACGGGATTTGGCCGTTAAATTTTGTTGaatgtatattttatgaaagtACTTCAATGACCAGCACACTATCACTAATGTTTCCTACACAGAGGATGTATGAGTCACCTTAATCTCATGATTTGTTTATCGTTGATATTAATCCAGGACTGCTATCTAGTGAAGATGAGGCTGGAACTATAAATGAAAGAGAAATGCTTATTAACAAGGAGTTGCCTAGTGAATCTGACTCTGAAAAGCCTAATGTTATGGCTGAAACGAAACCCCTATCAGCAGATATACCAACCACCTATGTCTTAAAATTCAAATCAGTTTTTAAGTGCAGGATATGTCCTCGGATTATATGTTTGACTGAGGACACTTTGCGGAATCATCTTCAATCAAAGGTACTGTGCTTTTTCGTTTTCCTTTGGTTGCTCAATATGCTTATGCATCAATCTTTACTATCTGCGCTACTATTGTTTGAGAAGAAATTCATAAACTCTTAACTATCGTTTTGTATCCCTGTCGTATAAAGTATCTGGGCTTCATTGTTCATCGGTTTAGTCACACACTTAAGGTTGTTCTAATCCAATCCCTGTTTATGGAGAACCTTTTTTTGGTAAATGATAGAGCCTGAATCAATATTGCCATCCATCTTTTACATCTGATGCAATATCAACTTTTACTTGCCGTCTATGTTGATCTAATGATGACTTTGTTATTTCTGTAGAGACATGCTCGATCTGAAAAACTACATAGGGAAGGTAGACTGAAGGCCATTCTCAACAGTGATGGTGAAATAGAGGACCTAGAGGTCTCAGAAGATGAATCCGAGGATACTGAGGTTGGTTCTTCAACAGTTTGATTGTATTCTACTGCAGCTCAGCCAAATGAAAATATTAGACTTTTCAAATTTGATTGCATTCTTCAACAGTTTAATATGCttgaaaatctaattttttctcttataaacTTTTTACGATAATACTAAGAAGAATGACAAAGGACCAAAGCTGCAcaagaagaaatttaaaaagcaCAAAAAAGAGGTTGCAGAGATCCAAACCGATGATACTGAGGTTAGTTCTTCAACAGTTTGATTGTACTTTACTGCAACTCGGCCAAATGAAGATATTATTAGACTTATCAAATTGAagaaactaatttatttttaatatatgcttaaaaaactgatttttataaactttttaggATAATACGACgaagaatgaaaaaggatcGAAGCTGCATATGAAGAGATTGAGAAATAAGGTAAAGAAAACTAGCATTTCAATTATCAGACAATGATTAAGTTGAtactataaaatttaatataaatctTGAATGGCAGAAAAATGACAACGGAAACTCAAGGAGGAAAATGCGATCAGCAAAAGGGTCATCCAAGAGAAACCGCAGAAAATGAGAACTAGGCTATTCTTGTGTTAAGCATTCTGTCGAGTGAATTTTCCCGTTACTACCATTTGCCTTCCTGTGCAAAGTAGATGTAGTCTAATGTATGCTACATATTAGCCTTTTTGAACTCTCATCTTGATCTCGTCAACAATTTCCTGCTTTTCCTTTCCCTTTGGATTGGGATTGTTCACTACTGCCCTCCCCTTACTATAATTAATTTCTGATAGCATTtggattttttcttcttctcagaACATATTAGTGTAACTTTATTTGTAAAAGATATTAATATGATTATGATATATGAGGTTAAATTTTGATGTGTTTTGGAGATGAGGTGTTGAATTTAAAGATGATTATGATATCACTCATATCCAGTAGAAGAAGATGATTATGATATATGATGTTACAACTTTATCTCATTTCTCAAATTATGCATCTTAATTTTTCACATTGAATCTTTCAAAAAGTTCTTAAATTCTAGCATATTAGCATAGGGATGAGTGTTAGGGGACTCCCATAGTAATCAATTGCAAGTCTAGGTAGCATATAATCTTCCTAAATTCAATTTCCCAGCACAAATTAATGCCAACCAGAAGAGTTTAGATTTTCATACCGAGAAAATTACGAGATCAAGTATGCTCCGTTTTTAAATCTTTCCAATTACCTAATTCTTTCAACAAGTTAATGACATGTGTCAATTAAAAATTGAATGGCTaggattaaaattgaaaaccaatatttgtttagttaaaaaagaatggcttaactacatatttggtcccttatgtttattttaagtttcaatttggtctcttacgtttaaaaagtatcaatttggtcccttacgtttccattaggtttcaatttagtcatttccgtcaattttgtcacatgtggcagtcaattcgCATATGTGGACTGATACGTGGACACTTTGACACAGTGACACGTGtatagttcaaacggtgttagtgacaaaattaaaggaaaggactaaattgaaacctaatggaaATGTAAGGGAGCAAATTGAttctttttaaacgtaagggaccaaattgaaacctaaaataaacgtaagggaccaaatgtgtagttaagccaaaaaTAATGATCAGTTTGTTCAAAATCTCCAATTCTTGAACAAACTCACCATGGCCACCCTCTTCATGAAAACTAAAGTTGAAGTgttaattaaacataaaaaagtgcTTCCTTaatgactaataaaaaaaaataagtaattgaATATACCTTGATTTCCACAAACTCGGATTTTCTACATTAACCACTTAAGTCCAATATATTGATTATACTGTATATTAGAAacctactttaaaaaaaaaaaaaaaaaactactttaaaaaaaaggaaGTATTTTTCCACTATGAATGGAAAAAAATAGTAaagtagcaaaaaaaaaaaaaagaaggaaaaggaAGCAGTTAGATTTGGCGCCATAGGTTAACCACCTCATTCAAAGGGGAAAAAGACTGAGAAACCCTAACGAAACCGCTCATTTCTCCGATCATTGGCCGAACGAAGCATGTCCATGATTCTTATTCCATTCCATTTCCATTATTACCACAAAATCTAACTAACCAATAGCATAGCATCGTCGATTTCATGGCTTCGAAATCGAAATCCCAAACCCTAGACTTAAACTCCACCCAACTATTCACCACCGCTCTTCAATCCCTCAACCTCCCTAAACCCTCTCTCCCACTCCCACCACTCCCTTCTTCCTCAATCCCTCACTCCAATCTCATCCCCAACACCCGCTTCCTCATCGACGCATTTCGCTACTCCGGCGACTTCTCCGTCTCCTATTTCCTCTCCCATTTCCACTCCGATCACTACGCCGGTCTCACCTCCTCCTGGTCCAACGGCATCATCTTCTGTTCCCCAATCACCGCCCATCTCCTCATCAACATCCTCAACATCCCTTCCTCATTCATCTACCCTCTCAATCTTCACCAATCTGTTACAATCGATGGATCTGTTATCACTCTCATTGACGCCAATCACTGTCCTGGCGCAGTTCAGTTCCTTTTTCAGGTTCCGTTTATGGATCAATCCTTGAGGTATGTTCATACTGGTGATTTTCGGTTTTCGAATGAAATGATGTTGGATTCTGCACTTGGTTGTTTTATTGGTGCTGATGCTGTGTTTTTGGATACTACTTATTGTCATCctaaatttgtttttcctaCGCAAGATGAGTCGGTTAattatgttgttgatgttgtgaATCAGTGTGATGGTGATGATGTTTTGTTTCTTGTTGCTACTTATGTTGTTGGTAAGGAGAAGATTTTGCTTGAGATTGCTAAGAGGTTTGGAAAGAAGGTGCATGTTGATGCTAGGAAAATGGAGGTTTTGAGGGCGCTTGGGTACGGAGAGAGTGGTCAGTTTACTGAGGATTCTTTAGAGACTAATATTCATGTTGTTGGATGGAATGTGTTGGGGGAGACTTGGCCTTATTTTAGGCCTAATTTTGTTAAGATGAAGGAGATTATGACTGAGAGAGGGTACTCTAAGGTTGTGGGTTTTGTGCCTACTGGATGGACTTATGAAGTCAAGCGTGACAAGTTTGCGGTTAGATCCAAGGATTCGTGTCGGATTCATCTTGTGCCGTATAGCGAGCATTCGAACTATGATGAGCTTAGGGAATATGTGAAGTTTTTGAAACCGAAGAGTGTTGTTCCGACTGTGGGTTTAGATGTTGAGAAGAGTGATAGTAAACATGTTGACAAAATGAGGAAGTATTTTGCTGGGTTGGTTGATGAGACGGCCAACAAGAAAGAGTTTTTAAGGGGTTTTAAGCAGTGTGACTCCAGTGAAGTTGGTCTTGAAGCCGGGAAGGATGTTAGTGATGATCTGGAACCAGGGAAGAGCATCGAGAAAGAAGTGAAGCCATCTGATGCGGGAGaggataaaaatattaatccgGATGTTGCTGTGAGTGTGTCATCTTGTATGGGAGAAACTTTCATAGAAGATCCTACATTGCTAAatgatgaagaaaaagagaaagtcATTCAAGAACTGAGTTGTTGTTTGCCTACATGGGTCACCCGAAGCCAGATGTTAGATCTTATCAGCATCTCTGGGAGCAATATCGTTGAAGCTGTTTCTAATTTCTTTGAACGTGAAACTGAATTTCATGAGCAAGTAAATTCGGCTCAAACTTCAGTTCCAACACCCAGGTGTTGCTCATCGAATGACACCAGTACCAGTCCCATTTCAAAGTCAAACCTCAACGATACAAACAGCACTTTAAAAAAATGCGACATTTTTCCAAGTCAAGACTCTAAAATGGTTAACCTAAGGCCTCCATTACGAAATCAGATTTCCCCTTCCAAAAGAAAGAGGAGTAGTGAAACTAAGCCAAACAAGAAAGGCAAAGTCAAAGTCCAAGCAAAATCAGAATCAAGTGGTTCAAAGCAGGCAACAATAACAAAATTCTTCAGCAAAGCAATGCCTGTGATGCCTGGTGATACCCAATCTGATCAACTTGGATCAAAGCCCGATGAAAGCCCCATAGTTGAAGAATTATTGCCAACTGATGCTGGAAACTTGTATAAGCAAGAGATTGAtcagtttatgcaaataataaATGGGGACGAGTCATTAAAGAAGCAGGTAATTACTATAATTGAGAACACAAAAGGAGATATCAATAAGGCATTGGATATATATTACTGTAATGGTTGCAATCTTGGTGGAAAAGAAATAGCAGTTCAAGGGGAGTGCAAAATTGACAGACCTTTAGAGAATAAATGTGTGTCACAAGAGTTAAAAGTTATACCTGATATTTCTATGCATAGAATGTTAAAAGATAATGTAGATTCAACTCATGTGTCTCTACCATCTGAGAAATACAACCCCAAGAACCATGGTTtgtgttgattttatttaatcttCCACCCCCACCCCCCACTACATTTACTCTGTAGAAGTAATTATTCAACTTTATATCTGTACTTTTTAGTCAAGATCTGTTTTGTAAATCATGTATACAACTGTCATAAATGAGCAGCGTGTTGGAGAGATGGAGAACCTGCACCATATTTACATCTTGCACGAACCTTCAACCTGCTTGAGGAtgagaaaggaaagataaaagCTACTTCAATACTATGCAACATGTTCAGAAGGTCCTTTCATACTGATCACACTCTTTGTATTATCCATTtcccctcttttttttttttggaatattcAAACAGCTATACCAGTATTTTGGCTGATTGAGAAACATTATGTACGTACAACGTTTCTACAGTTTGTTAGCCTTGTCTCCAGAAGACGTGCTTCCTGCTGTGTATCTATGTACAAACAAAATTGCTGCAGACCATGAAAATGTGGTAGGTTTATCTCCAGTCTTCATATTTTGGAAGTTTTGACTTTGACCATCTTTAGCCTTGATGATATTGAAATTTCAACTCGgtatttgtaaaatataacCTTTATAGTGTTCCTGTGCTTTTATATGTGTGTTGTGTCAAGATTTCAAAGCTCTCTTCACTTTAAAGTGTCGAACCCgagttccttaaaaaaaaaaccattgatTTATTGTATTTTAGCCCTTCATTGTTGTTGCCTCTTTGGGTCAAAACCCACCATTTTGCATCCCTTagcttttgaatttttatttcctttttgtttttattgtccTTTTCTTTGGATCATGACAACAAGGAGTGTAACCTTGGTTCTATTGgagatatttatttatttgatggtAAATAACACATGGGCATGTACAAGCAGGAATTCATACTACTAATTCTAATCCATAAGCCAATTTAAAGGTCATTTTAATGAggtttttttaatggaaaagtACATTATTATTTATGGTTGTTAATCTTTTATGTTCCTTTAGCCTCTTCCAGATGACAAATTGACATGTTTAACACTAAACGTAGGAGTCTAATATATGGCAATGAAGGTTATAATGCACTAATAAAGTTCCATGCAACATGCAATTGATGCAGGAACTAAATATTGGTGGAAGTTTAGTCACTACAGCACTCGAAGAGGCATGCGGGACAAATCGATTGAAATTAAAGGAGATGTATAATAAACTTGGCGACCTTGGTTGgatgattattatatttttttgctttttaacTAAACCTATTTTGCCGTTGAAGATTTTGAATAATTGGAATGATCTGGGATTTTAAAGGTGATGTTGCTCAAGAGTGTCGCCAAACACAGAGATTGCTCGCACCACCTACACCACTTCTAATTAAGGATATTTACTCTGCACTACGAAAGATAAGGTGTCAATAACTGTTCTGTTTCTTTTTGTAACTTTTATCCTCACTATGGGTGTATAGTTTAATATACCGCTCAGTGGTTTGCTCCTTAAATGTTTAGTTGAGAGTTGTTACTGTGGACTTAGGTTCAAGATGAACCCTAGATGTGGTAGTAACTTCTCATTCACTTTAGATTATTTAAACTATAAATGTATGTATATTATTAAGTGAACCACGAACCTGAGCTCCTTGTAA
This genomic interval from Trifolium pratense cultivar HEN17-A07 linkage group LG6, ARS_RC_1.1, whole genome shotgun sequence contains the following:
- the LOC123892996 gene encoding suppressor protein SRP40 isoform X2; amino-acid sequence: MIKRRFFKIDHGDKDGSDPSSSSSDEDYDNQVAEVSHDSDNDNDNDNDDEVSSVSSGYKSEDSSANEIEANSIEANSAGLLSSEDEAGTINEREMLINKELPSESDSEKPNVMAETKPLSADIPTTYVLKFKSVFKCRICPRIICLTEDTLRNHLQSKRHARSEKLHREGRLKAILNSDGEIEDLEVSEDESEDTENDKGPKLHKKKFKKHKKEVAEIQTDDTEDNTTKNEKGSKLHMKRLRNKKNDNGNSRRKMRSAKGSSKRNRRK
- the LOC123892996 gene encoding suppressor protein SRP40 isoform X1 → MIKRRFFKIDHGDKDGSDPSSSSSDEDYDNQVAEVSHDSDNDNDNDNDDEVSSVSSGYKSEDSSANEIEANSIEANSAGLLSSEDEAGTINEREMLINKELPSESDSEKPNVMAETKPLSADIPTTYVLKFKSVFKCRICPRIICLTEDTLRNHLQSKRHARSEKLHREGRLKAILNSDGEIEDLEVSEDESEDTEKNDKGPKLHKKKFKKHKKEVAEIQTDDTEDNTTKNEKGSKLHMKRLRNKKNDNGNSRRKMRSAKGSSKRNRRK
- the LOC123892996 gene encoding suppressor protein SRP40 isoform X3, producing MIKRRFFKIDHGDKDGSDPSSSSSDEDYDNQVAEVSHDSDNDNDNDNDDEVSSVSSGYKSEDSSANEIEANSIEANSAGLLSSEDEAGTINEREMLINKELPSESDSEKPNVMAETKPLSADIPTTYVLKFKSVFKCRICPRIICLTEDTLRNHLQSKRHARSEKLHREGRLKAILNSDGEIEDLEVSEDESEDTEDNTTKNEKGSKLHMKRLRNKKNDNGNSRRKMRSAKGSSKRNRRK